The Puntigrus tetrazona isolate hp1 chromosome 16, ASM1883169v1, whole genome shotgun sequence genome includes a region encoding these proteins:
- the LOC122360094 gene encoding transmembrane protein 74 produces the protein MASVELLYIDNRGGRPDPPGVLDWSSSPLHVHRLNGLVEEASPTLKAPACEAQCNSAPRTAPVRGQHGQHRHQPTEKVRVCCDEELETSFTYVDENVNLRLATPDTSEKSNRHVASLHDSSSEIRPEGLQELSMMSDIDLSSESSGKSVDYGFISAVTFLITGISLVIISYTVPRDVRVNPDNVSAREMERLENESARIGAHLDRCVIAGLCLLTLGGVVLSTLLMISMWKGEMYRRKAFAYSKHSTKLYGSINLRTRSSPSRSSPPHSLVEEENGDAIS, from the coding sequence ATGGCCTCGGTGGAGTTACTCTACATAGATAATAGAGGGGGAAGACCTGATCCCCCAGGGGTACTGGATTGGTCTTCTAGCCCCCTTCATGTTCACAGGCTAAACGGTTTGGTGGAAGAAGCTTCTCCCACTCTGAAGGCGCCTGCTTGTGAGGCACAGTGTAATTCAGCACCAAGGACGGCTCCCGTCAGAGGACAACATGGCCAGCACCGGCATCAGCCCACAGAGAAGGTCAGGGTGTGCTGTGATGAGGAGCTTGAGACCTCGTTCACTTATGTTGATGAAAACGTCAATCTCCGGTTGGCCACCCCGGACACGAGCGAGAAAAGCAACCGCCATGTGGCTTCGCTCCACGACTCCTCAAGCGAAATCCGTCCCGAGGGCCTCCAGGAGCTGTCGATGATGTCCGACATCGACCTCAGCTCAGAGAGTTCGGGCAAATCCGTGGATTACGGATTCATCAGCGCAGTCACGTTCCTGATTACCGGCATCTCGCTGGTGATCATATCGTACACGGTCCCACGCGACGTCAGAGTGAACCCCGACAACGTCTCCGCGCGTGAAATGGAAAGACTTGAGAACGAGAGCGCCAGGATAGGCGCGCACCTTGACAGGTGCGTCATTGCCGGCCTGTGCCTTCTCACCCTAGGCGGAGTGGTGCTGTCCACTCTGCTGATGATTTCGATGTGGAAAGGTGAGATGTACAGAAGGAAAGCCTTCGCTTATTCGAAGCACTCCACAAAGCTCTATGGTTCGATTAATTTAAGAACAAGATCAAGTCCCAGTCGCTCGTCGCCACCACATAGTTTGGTTGAGGAGGAGAATGGCGATGCCATTAGTTGA
- the trhra gene encoding thyrotropin-releasing hormone receptor: MENSTLLKFNNGTAVWTDYNIEYKVAGILLVILICGVGIVGNVMVILVVLTTKHMRTPTNCYLVSLAVADLMVLTAAGLPNITEILFSGHWVYGYAGCLSITYFQYLGINASSCSITAFTIERYIAICHPIKAQFMCTLSRAKKIIVLVWVLTSLYCVMWFYLCDTKEDIYENAVLVTCAYKVSRNLYLPIYFTDYAVFYVIPLLLATVLYGLIARILFLNPLPSDPKEGRRNWKKESSVHGNSRSSSSSTTAASRRQVTKMLAVVVILFALLWMPYRTLVVVNSFLEKAYLDTWFVLFCRLCIYLNSAINPIIYNAMSQKFRAAFHKLCHCGPQRSEKPPTYSVALTYSVIKETSNGESPDHYTTELDDIRGAAKELLPERKRLSFKESSLACQDRLASA; encoded by the exons ATGGAGAACAGcactttattaaaatttaacaaCGGGACTGCGGTTTGGACTGATTATAATATCGAATACAAGGTCGCTGGCATCCTCTTAGTGATTCTTATTTGTGGAGTTGGGATTGTTGGCAATGTTATGGTCATTCTTGTGGTCTTAACGACCAAGCACATGCGTACCCCAACTAACTGTTATTTGGTGAGTCTGGCGGTTGCGGACCTCATGGTCCTGACTGCAGCCGGGCTGCCCAACATCACCGAGATTCTGTTCAGTGGCCACTGGGTGTACGGATACGCCGGGTGCCTCTCCATCACTTATTTTCAGTACCTGGGCATCAACGCGTCCTCCTGCTCCATCACAGCCTTCACCATTGAACGCTACATCGCCATTTGCCACCCAATAAAAGCGCAGTTTATGTGCACCCTCTCCCGAGCCAAAAAGATCATCGTTCTCGTTTGGGTTTTAACATCCCTCTATTGCGTTATGTGGTTTTATCTTTGCGACACGAAAGAGGACATTTATGAGAACGCTGTCCTCGTGACATGCGCCTACAAAGTATCCAGAAACCTGTATTTGCCAATATATTTCACAGATTATGCCGTGTTTTACGTTATCCCGCTTTTGCTGGCCACCGTTTTATACGGATTGATCGCAAGGATTCTTTTCCTCAACCCACTCCCTTCGGATCCCAAGGAAGGTCGAAGAAACTGGAAAAAGGAGTCGTCCGTGCATGGGAACTCCCGGAGTTCATCCAGCAGCACAACTGCTGCTTCTCGAAGACAG GTGACAAAGATGCTGGCAGTGGTGGTGATCCTCTTCGCTCTGCTGTGGATGCCCTATCGGACACTGGTGGTGGTCAATTCCTTCCTCGAGAAGGCCTATCTGGACACCTGGTTTGTTCTCTTCTGCCGTCTCTGCATCTACTTGAACAGCGCCATCAACCCTATCATCTACAATGCCATGTCTCAGAAGTTTCGCGCCGCCTTCCACAAGCTCTGCCATTGTGGTCCCCAGCGCTCCGAGAAGCCCCCCACGTATAGCGTGGCCCTCACGTACAGCGTCATCAAGGAGACCTCCAATGGAGAAAGCCCAGACCATTATACCACTGAGCTAGACGACATCCGTGGAGCCGCCAAAGAGCTTCTGCCCGAGAGGAAGAGGCTGTCGTTTAAAGAGTCCTCACTAGCTTGTCAGGACAGATTGGCTAGTGCTTAG